A region of Pseudorca crassidens isolate mPseCra1 chromosome 8, mPseCra1.hap1, whole genome shotgun sequence DNA encodes the following proteins:
- the MEST gene encoding mesoderm-specific transcript homolog protein isoform X6: MVRRDRLRRMREWWVQVGLLAVPLLAAYLHIPPPQLSPALHSWKSSGKFFTYKGLRIFYQDSVGVVGSPEIVVLLHGFPTSSYDWYKIWEGLTLRFHRVIALDFLGFGFSDKPRPHHYSIFEQASIVEALLRHLGLQNRRINLLSHDYGDIVAQELLYRFKQNRSGRLTIKSLCLSNGGIFPETHRPLLLQKLLKDGGMLSPILTRLMNFFVFSRGLTPVFGPYTRPSESELWDMWAGIRNNDGNLVIDSLLQYINQRKKFRRRWVGALASVSIPIHFIYGPLDPVNPYPEFLELYRKTLPRSTVSILDDHISHYPQLEDPMGFLNAYMGFINSF, translated from the exons ATGGTGCGCCGAGATCGCCTCCGCAG GATGAGGGAGTGGTGGGTCCAGGTGGGGCTGTTGGCTGTGCCCCTGCTTGCAGCCTATCTGCACATCCCGCCCCCTCAGCTTTCCCCTGCTCTTCACTCATGGAAGTCATCAGGCAAATTTTTTACCTACAAGGGACTGCGTATCTTCTACCAAG ACTCTGTGGGTGTGGTTGGAAGTCCAGAGATAGTTGTGCTTTTACACGGCTTTCCAACATCCAGCTATGACTGGTACAAG ATTTGGGAAGGTCTGACCCTCAGGTTTCATCGAGTGATTGCCCTTGATTTCCTAGGCTTTGGCTTCAGTGACAAACCG AGACCACATCACTATTCCATATTCGAGCAGGCCAGCATCGTGGAAGCTCTTTTGCGGCATCTGGGGCTCCAGAACCGTAGGATCAACCTGTTGTCTCACGACTATGGGGATATCGTTGCTCAGGAGCTGCTCTATAG GTTCAAGCAGAATCGATCTGGTCGGCTTACCATCAAGAGTCTCTGTCTGTCGAATGGAG GTATATTTCCTGAGACTCACCGTCCTCTCCTTCTCCAAAAG CTTCTCAAAGATGGAGGCATGCTGTCACCCATCCTCACGCGACTGATGAACTTCTTCGTATTCTCTCGAGG TCTCACCCCGGTCTTTGGGCCATACACCCGACCCTCTGAGAGTGAACTGTGGGACATGTGGGCAGGGATACGCAACAATGACGGGAACTTGGTTATTGACAG TCTCTTGCAGTACAtcaatcaaaggaagaagtttagAAGACGCTGGGTGGGAGCTCTTGCCTCTGTATCTATTCCCA TTCATTTTATCTATGGGCCACTGGATCCAGTGAATCCCTATCCAGAGTTTTTGGAGCTGTACAG GAAAACGCTGCCGCGGTCCACAGTGTCGATTCTGGATGACCACATTAGCCACTATCCACAGCTAGAGGATCCCATGGGCTTCTTGAATGCATATATGGGCTTCATCAACTCCTTCTGA
- the MEST gene encoding mesoderm-specific transcript homolog protein isoform X1, protein MNEMRSVGIRSDEMRRMREWWVQVGLLAVPLLAAYLHIPPPQLSPALHSWKSSGKFFTYKGLRIFYQDSVGVVGSPEIVVLLHGFPTSSYDWYKIWEGLTLRFHRVIALDFLGFGFSDKPRPHHYSIFEQASIVEALLRHLGLQNRRINLLSHDYGDIVAQELLYRFKQNRSGRLTIKSLCLSNGGIFPETHRPLLLQKLLKDGGMLSPILTRLMNFFVFSRGLTPVFGPYTRPSESELWDMWAGIRNNDGNLVIDSLLQYINQRKKFRRRWVGALASVSIPIHFIYGPLDPVNPYPEFLELYRLSKVFCYLYLDSELLNGPLLQGAGSHPALTCVVYVLYFHVVVCWNMSI, encoded by the exons ATGAATGAGATGAGAAGTGTGGGGATCAGGAGTGATGAAATGCGCAG GATGAGGGAGTGGTGGGTCCAGGTGGGGCTGTTGGCTGTGCCCCTGCTTGCAGCCTATCTGCACATCCCGCCCCCTCAGCTTTCCCCTGCTCTTCACTCATGGAAGTCATCAGGCAAATTTTTTACCTACAAGGGACTGCGTATCTTCTACCAAG ACTCTGTGGGTGTGGTTGGAAGTCCAGAGATAGTTGTGCTTTTACACGGCTTTCCAACATCCAGCTATGACTGGTACAAG ATTTGGGAAGGTCTGACCCTCAGGTTTCATCGAGTGATTGCCCTTGATTTCCTAGGCTTTGGCTTCAGTGACAAACCG AGACCACATCACTATTCCATATTCGAGCAGGCCAGCATCGTGGAAGCTCTTTTGCGGCATCTGGGGCTCCAGAACCGTAGGATCAACCTGTTGTCTCACGACTATGGGGATATCGTTGCTCAGGAGCTGCTCTATAG GTTCAAGCAGAATCGATCTGGTCGGCTTACCATCAAGAGTCTCTGTCTGTCGAATGGAG GTATATTTCCTGAGACTCACCGTCCTCTCCTTCTCCAAAAG CTTCTCAAAGATGGAGGCATGCTGTCACCCATCCTCACGCGACTGATGAACTTCTTCGTATTCTCTCGAGG TCTCACCCCGGTCTTTGGGCCATACACCCGACCCTCTGAGAGTGAACTGTGGGACATGTGGGCAGGGATACGCAACAATGACGGGAACTTGGTTATTGACAG TCTCTTGCAGTACAtcaatcaaaggaagaagtttagAAGACGCTGGGTGGGAGCTCTTGCCTCTGTATCTATTCCCA TTCATTTTATCTATGGGCCACTGGATCCAGTGAATCCCTATCCAGAGTTTTTGGAGCTGTACAG GTTAAGCAAGGTCTTTTGTTATCTTTACTTGGACAGTGAATTGCTGAATGGCCCACTTCTCCAAGGAGCTGGAAGTCATCCCGCTCTGACATGTGTTGTATATGTGTTATATTTTCACGTTGTTGTCTGTTGGAATATGAGCATTTAA
- the MEST gene encoding mesoderm-specific transcript homolog protein isoform X4: MWMREWWVQVGLLAVPLLAAYLHIPPPQLSPALHSWKSSGKFFTYKGLRIFYQDSVGVVGSPEIVVLLHGFPTSSYDWYKIWEGLTLRFHRVIALDFLGFGFSDKPRPHHYSIFEQASIVEALLRHLGLQNRRINLLSHDYGDIVAQELLYRFKQNRSGRLTIKSLCLSNGGIFPETHRPLLLQKLLKDGGMLSPILTRLMNFFVFSRGLTPVFGPYTRPSESELWDMWAGIRNNDGNLVIDSLLQYINQRKKFRRRWVGALASVSIPIHFIYGPLDPVNPYPEFLELYRLSKVFCYLYLDSELLNGPLLQGAGSHPALTCVVYVLYFHVVVCWNMSI; encoded by the exons ATGTG GATGAGGGAGTGGTGGGTCCAGGTGGGGCTGTTGGCTGTGCCCCTGCTTGCAGCCTATCTGCACATCCCGCCCCCTCAGCTTTCCCCTGCTCTTCACTCATGGAAGTCATCAGGCAAATTTTTTACCTACAAGGGACTGCGTATCTTCTACCAAG ACTCTGTGGGTGTGGTTGGAAGTCCAGAGATAGTTGTGCTTTTACACGGCTTTCCAACATCCAGCTATGACTGGTACAAG ATTTGGGAAGGTCTGACCCTCAGGTTTCATCGAGTGATTGCCCTTGATTTCCTAGGCTTTGGCTTCAGTGACAAACCG AGACCACATCACTATTCCATATTCGAGCAGGCCAGCATCGTGGAAGCTCTTTTGCGGCATCTGGGGCTCCAGAACCGTAGGATCAACCTGTTGTCTCACGACTATGGGGATATCGTTGCTCAGGAGCTGCTCTATAG GTTCAAGCAGAATCGATCTGGTCGGCTTACCATCAAGAGTCTCTGTCTGTCGAATGGAG GTATATTTCCTGAGACTCACCGTCCTCTCCTTCTCCAAAAG CTTCTCAAAGATGGAGGCATGCTGTCACCCATCCTCACGCGACTGATGAACTTCTTCGTATTCTCTCGAGG TCTCACCCCGGTCTTTGGGCCATACACCCGACCCTCTGAGAGTGAACTGTGGGACATGTGGGCAGGGATACGCAACAATGACGGGAACTTGGTTATTGACAG TCTCTTGCAGTACAtcaatcaaaggaagaagtttagAAGACGCTGGGTGGGAGCTCTTGCCTCTGTATCTATTCCCA TTCATTTTATCTATGGGCCACTGGATCCAGTGAATCCCTATCCAGAGTTTTTGGAGCTGTACAG GTTAAGCAAGGTCTTTTGTTATCTTTACTTGGACAGTGAATTGCTGAATGGCCCACTTCTCCAAGGAGCTGGAAGTCATCCCGCTCTGACATGTGTTGTATATGTGTTATATTTTCACGTTGTTGTCTGTTGGAATATGAGCATTTAA
- the MEST gene encoding mesoderm-specific transcript homolog protein isoform X5 yields MREWWVQVGLLAVPLLAAYLHIPPPQLSPALHSWKSSGKFFTYKGLRIFYQDSVGVVGSPEIVVLLHGFPTSSYDWYKIWEGLTLRFHRVIALDFLGFGFSDKPRPHHYSIFEQASIVEALLRHLGLQNRRINLLSHDYGDIVAQELLYRFKQNRSGRLTIKSLCLSNGGIFPETHRPLLLQKLLKDGGMLSPILTRLMNFFVFSRGLTPVFGPYTRPSESELWDMWAGIRNNDGNLVIDSLLQYINQRKKFRRRWVGALASVSIPIHFIYGPLDPVNPYPEFLELYRLSKVFCYLYLDSELLNGPLLQGAGSHPALTCVVYVLYFHVVVCWNMSI; encoded by the exons ATGAGGGAGTGGTGGGTCCAGGTGGGGCTGTTGGCTGTGCCCCTGCTTGCAGCCTATCTGCACATCCCGCCCCCTCAGCTTTCCCCTGCTCTTCACTCATGGAAGTCATCAGGCAAATTTTTTACCTACAAGGGACTGCGTATCTTCTACCAAG ACTCTGTGGGTGTGGTTGGAAGTCCAGAGATAGTTGTGCTTTTACACGGCTTTCCAACATCCAGCTATGACTGGTACAAG ATTTGGGAAGGTCTGACCCTCAGGTTTCATCGAGTGATTGCCCTTGATTTCCTAGGCTTTGGCTTCAGTGACAAACCG AGACCACATCACTATTCCATATTCGAGCAGGCCAGCATCGTGGAAGCTCTTTTGCGGCATCTGGGGCTCCAGAACCGTAGGATCAACCTGTTGTCTCACGACTATGGGGATATCGTTGCTCAGGAGCTGCTCTATAG GTTCAAGCAGAATCGATCTGGTCGGCTTACCATCAAGAGTCTCTGTCTGTCGAATGGAG GTATATTTCCTGAGACTCACCGTCCTCTCCTTCTCCAAAAG CTTCTCAAAGATGGAGGCATGCTGTCACCCATCCTCACGCGACTGATGAACTTCTTCGTATTCTCTCGAGG TCTCACCCCGGTCTTTGGGCCATACACCCGACCCTCTGAGAGTGAACTGTGGGACATGTGGGCAGGGATACGCAACAATGACGGGAACTTGGTTATTGACAG TCTCTTGCAGTACAtcaatcaaaggaagaagtttagAAGACGCTGGGTGGGAGCTCTTGCCTCTGTATCTATTCCCA TTCATTTTATCTATGGGCCACTGGATCCAGTGAATCCCTATCCAGAGTTTTTGGAGCTGTACAG GTTAAGCAAGGTCTTTTGTTATCTTTACTTGGACAGTGAATTGCTGAATGGCCCACTTCTCCAAGGAGCTGGAAGTCATCCCGCTCTGACATGTGTTGTATATGTGTTATATTTTCACGTTGTTGTCTGTTGGAATATGAGCATTTAA
- the MEST gene encoding mesoderm-specific transcript homolog protein isoform X7, with amino-acid sequence MFVINRFSLLLLTSSHSLYSTKNSVGVVGSPEIVVLLHGFPTSSYDWYKIWEGLTLRFHRVIALDFLGFGFSDKPRPHHYSIFEQASIVEALLRHLGLQNRRINLLSHDYGDIVAQELLYRFKQNRSGRLTIKSLCLSNGGIFPETHRPLLLQKLLKDGGMLSPILTRLMNFFVFSRGLTPVFGPYTRPSESELWDMWAGIRNNDGNLVIDSLLQYINQRKKFRRRWVGALASVSIPIHFIYGPLDPVNPYPEFLELYRLSKVFCYLYLDSELLNGPLLQGAGSHPALTCVVYVLYFHVVVCWNMSI; translated from the exons ATGTTTGTCATAAACCGTTTTTCATTATTGCTCCTGACCTCCTCTCATTCGCTATATTCAACTAAAA ACTCTGTGGGTGTGGTTGGAAGTCCAGAGATAGTTGTGCTTTTACACGGCTTTCCAACATCCAGCTATGACTGGTACAAG ATTTGGGAAGGTCTGACCCTCAGGTTTCATCGAGTGATTGCCCTTGATTTCCTAGGCTTTGGCTTCAGTGACAAACCG AGACCACATCACTATTCCATATTCGAGCAGGCCAGCATCGTGGAAGCTCTTTTGCGGCATCTGGGGCTCCAGAACCGTAGGATCAACCTGTTGTCTCACGACTATGGGGATATCGTTGCTCAGGAGCTGCTCTATAG GTTCAAGCAGAATCGATCTGGTCGGCTTACCATCAAGAGTCTCTGTCTGTCGAATGGAG GTATATTTCCTGAGACTCACCGTCCTCTCCTTCTCCAAAAG CTTCTCAAAGATGGAGGCATGCTGTCACCCATCCTCACGCGACTGATGAACTTCTTCGTATTCTCTCGAGG TCTCACCCCGGTCTTTGGGCCATACACCCGACCCTCTGAGAGTGAACTGTGGGACATGTGGGCAGGGATACGCAACAATGACGGGAACTTGGTTATTGACAG TCTCTTGCAGTACAtcaatcaaaggaagaagtttagAAGACGCTGGGTGGGAGCTCTTGCCTCTGTATCTATTCCCA TTCATTTTATCTATGGGCCACTGGATCCAGTGAATCCCTATCCAGAGTTTTTGGAGCTGTACAG GTTAAGCAAGGTCTTTTGTTATCTTTACTTGGACAGTGAATTGCTGAATGGCCCACTTCTCCAAGGAGCTGGAAGTCATCCCGCTCTGACATGTGTTGTATATGTGTTATATTTTCACGTTGTTGTCTGTTGGAATATGAGCATTTAA
- the MEST gene encoding mesoderm-specific transcript homolog protein isoform X3 — translation MNEMRSVGIRSDEMRRMREWWVQVGLLAVPLLAAYLHIPPPQLSPALHSWKSSGKFFTYKGLRIFYQDSVGVVGSPEIVVLLHGFPTSSYDWYKIWEGLTLRFHRVIALDFLGFGFSDKPRPHHYSIFEQASIVEALLRHLGLQNRRINLLSHDYGDIVAQELLYRFKQNRSGRLTIKSLCLSNGGIFPETHRPLLLQKLLKDGGMLSPILTRLMNFFVFSRGLTPVFGPYTRPSESELWDMWAGIRNNDGNLVIDSLLQYINQRKKFRRRWVGALASVSIPIHFIYGPLDPVNPYPEFLELYRKTLPRSTVSILDDHISHYPQLEDPMGFLNAYMGFINSF, via the exons ATGAATGAGATGAGAAGTGTGGGGATCAGGAGTGATGAAATGCGCAG GATGAGGGAGTGGTGGGTCCAGGTGGGGCTGTTGGCTGTGCCCCTGCTTGCAGCCTATCTGCACATCCCGCCCCCTCAGCTTTCCCCTGCTCTTCACTCATGGAAGTCATCAGGCAAATTTTTTACCTACAAGGGACTGCGTATCTTCTACCAAG ACTCTGTGGGTGTGGTTGGAAGTCCAGAGATAGTTGTGCTTTTACACGGCTTTCCAACATCCAGCTATGACTGGTACAAG ATTTGGGAAGGTCTGACCCTCAGGTTTCATCGAGTGATTGCCCTTGATTTCCTAGGCTTTGGCTTCAGTGACAAACCG AGACCACATCACTATTCCATATTCGAGCAGGCCAGCATCGTGGAAGCTCTTTTGCGGCATCTGGGGCTCCAGAACCGTAGGATCAACCTGTTGTCTCACGACTATGGGGATATCGTTGCTCAGGAGCTGCTCTATAG GTTCAAGCAGAATCGATCTGGTCGGCTTACCATCAAGAGTCTCTGTCTGTCGAATGGAG GTATATTTCCTGAGACTCACCGTCCTCTCCTTCTCCAAAAG CTTCTCAAAGATGGAGGCATGCTGTCACCCATCCTCACGCGACTGATGAACTTCTTCGTATTCTCTCGAGG TCTCACCCCGGTCTTTGGGCCATACACCCGACCCTCTGAGAGTGAACTGTGGGACATGTGGGCAGGGATACGCAACAATGACGGGAACTTGGTTATTGACAG TCTCTTGCAGTACAtcaatcaaaggaagaagtttagAAGACGCTGGGTGGGAGCTCTTGCCTCTGTATCTATTCCCA TTCATTTTATCTATGGGCCACTGGATCCAGTGAATCCCTATCCAGAGTTTTTGGAGCTGTACAG GAAAACGCTGCCGCGGTCCACAGTGTCGATTCTGGATGACCACATTAGCCACTATCCACAGCTAGAGGATCCCATGGGCTTCTTGAATGCATATATGGGCTTCATCAACTCCTTCTGA
- the MEST gene encoding mesoderm-specific transcript homolog protein isoform X2, whose protein sequence is MVRRDRLRRMREWWVQVGLLAVPLLAAYLHIPPPQLSPALHSWKSSGKFFTYKGLRIFYQDSVGVVGSPEIVVLLHGFPTSSYDWYKIWEGLTLRFHRVIALDFLGFGFSDKPRPHHYSIFEQASIVEALLRHLGLQNRRINLLSHDYGDIVAQELLYRFKQNRSGRLTIKSLCLSNGGIFPETHRPLLLQKLLKDGGMLSPILTRLMNFFVFSRGLTPVFGPYTRPSESELWDMWAGIRNNDGNLVIDSLLQYINQRKKFRRRWVGALASVSIPIHFIYGPLDPVNPYPEFLELYRLSKVFCYLYLDSELLNGPLLQGAGSHPALTCVVYVLYFHVVVCWNMSI, encoded by the exons ATGGTGCGCCGAGATCGCCTCCGCAG GATGAGGGAGTGGTGGGTCCAGGTGGGGCTGTTGGCTGTGCCCCTGCTTGCAGCCTATCTGCACATCCCGCCCCCTCAGCTTTCCCCTGCTCTTCACTCATGGAAGTCATCAGGCAAATTTTTTACCTACAAGGGACTGCGTATCTTCTACCAAG ACTCTGTGGGTGTGGTTGGAAGTCCAGAGATAGTTGTGCTTTTACACGGCTTTCCAACATCCAGCTATGACTGGTACAAG ATTTGGGAAGGTCTGACCCTCAGGTTTCATCGAGTGATTGCCCTTGATTTCCTAGGCTTTGGCTTCAGTGACAAACCG AGACCACATCACTATTCCATATTCGAGCAGGCCAGCATCGTGGAAGCTCTTTTGCGGCATCTGGGGCTCCAGAACCGTAGGATCAACCTGTTGTCTCACGACTATGGGGATATCGTTGCTCAGGAGCTGCTCTATAG GTTCAAGCAGAATCGATCTGGTCGGCTTACCATCAAGAGTCTCTGTCTGTCGAATGGAG GTATATTTCCTGAGACTCACCGTCCTCTCCTTCTCCAAAAG CTTCTCAAAGATGGAGGCATGCTGTCACCCATCCTCACGCGACTGATGAACTTCTTCGTATTCTCTCGAGG TCTCACCCCGGTCTTTGGGCCATACACCCGACCCTCTGAGAGTGAACTGTGGGACATGTGGGCAGGGATACGCAACAATGACGGGAACTTGGTTATTGACAG TCTCTTGCAGTACAtcaatcaaaggaagaagtttagAAGACGCTGGGTGGGAGCTCTTGCCTCTGTATCTATTCCCA TTCATTTTATCTATGGGCCACTGGATCCAGTGAATCCCTATCCAGAGTTTTTGGAGCTGTACAG GTTAAGCAAGGTCTTTTGTTATCTTTACTTGGACAGTGAATTGCTGAATGGCCCACTTCTCCAAGGAGCTGGAAGTCATCCCGCTCTGACATGTGTTGTATATGTGTTATATTTTCACGTTGTTGTCTGTTGGAATATGAGCATTTAA